In Gossypium arboreum isolate Shixiya-1 chromosome 6, ASM2569848v2, whole genome shotgun sequence, the following are encoded in one genomic region:
- the LOC108486413 gene encoding uncharacterized protein LOC108486413 translates to MAATTSLSLLPSSLGFPNERPSSTSQSSSYSCSCSVFFNAGTRLRSHDSFACVTFPSSSSTCYWRFNNRAGTHRFGTTVVAASGDYYATLGVPKSASGKEIKAAYRRLARQYHPDVNKEPGATEKFKEISAAYEVLSDDKKRALYDQYGEAGVKSAVGGQSSAYTTNPFDLFETFFGPSMGGFPGMDQTGFGTSRRSTVSKGDDIRYDITLEFSEAIFGAEKEFELSHLETCEVCLGTGAKVGSKMRICSTCGGRGQVMRTEQTPFGLFSQVSVCPNCGGDGEVISENCRKCSGKGRIRVKKNIKVKVPPGVSAGSILRVAGEGDAGPKGGPPGDLYAYLDVQEVPGIQRDGINLLSTVSLSYLDAILGSVVKVKTVEGVTDLQIPPGTQPGDVLVLARKGVPKLNKPSIRGDHLFTIKVDIPNRISAKERELLEELSSLSNTNGSRSRTRPRTQPATATKTSGSKVSTDGEKTEEAAADENDPWTKLKKFAGSIANGAAKWLKDNL, encoded by the exons atggCTGCCACTACTTCTCTATCTCTACTGCCTTCATCTCTTGGTTTTCCAAATGAACGCCCTTCCAGCACTTCACAATCCTCTTCATATTCTTGTTCTTGTTCTGTTTTCTTCAATGCTGGGACCCGTCTCAGGTCCCACGACAGCTTCGCTTGTGTGacttttccttcttcttcctcTACATGTTATTGGAGATTCAATAATAGGGCTGGTACTCACCGGTTTGGGACCACGGTGGTGGCTGCTTCTGGGGACTATTATGCTACTCTTGGCGTACCCAAATCAGCCTCCGGTAAAGAAATTAAGGCCGCTTATCGTAGATTGGCTCGTCAG TATCATCCTGATGTCAATAAGGAGCCAGGAGCAACTGAAAAGTTTAAGGAGATCAGTGCTGCATATGAG GTGTTATCAGATGATAAAAAGAGAGCTTTGTATGATCAATACGGTGAAGCTGGAGTCAAGAGTGCAGTCGGGGGCCAGTCCAGTGCTTATACT ACTAATCCCTTTGATCTCTTTGAAACATTCTTTGGACCAAGTATGGGTGGTTTTCCTGGCATGGATCAGACTGGATTCGGAACAAGCCGTCGTAGTACGGTTAGTAAAGGTGATGATATACG TTATGACATTACGTTAGAATTCTCGGAGGCTATTTTTGGAGCTGAAAAGGAATTTGAGCTTTCCCATTTAGAAACATGTGAAGTTTGTCTTGGAACTGGTGCAAAAGTTGGATCAAAAATGAGGATATGCTCAACTTGTGGTGGAAGGGGTCAGGTTATGAGGACTGAGCAGACGCCCTTTGGCTTGTTTTCACAG GTTTCTGTTTGTCCAAATTGTGGTGGGGATGGTGAAGTTATTTCTGAAAACTGTCGAAAATGCTCTGGTAAAGGACGTATACGAGTTAAGAAAAATATCAAAGTCAAAGTTCCTCCTGGGGTTAGTGCAGGCAGTATCCTCAGAGTTGCAGGCGAGGGTGATGCTGGACCAAAAGG GGGCCCTCCAGGAGATCTCTATGCATATCTAGATGTTCAAGAAGTCCCAGGAATTCAAAGAGATGGCATAAATCTTTTGTCAACAGTTTCCCTTAGTTACCTTGATGCCATTCTGGGGTCTGTTGTCAAG GTTAAAACAGTAGAAGGGGTGACTGACCTACAGATCCCGCCTGGGACTCAACCAGGGGATGTATTAGTACTTGCAAGGAAAGGCGTACCAAAGCTGAACAAACCATCCATACGTGGTGACCATTTATTCACAATCAAAGTTGACATACCGAATAGAATTAG TGCTAAGGAGCGAGAATTGCTTGAGGAACTTTCCTCTCTAAGTAATACAAACGGCAGTCGCTCTCGAACTCGCCCTAGGACTCAACCCGCAACTGCAA CCAAAACTAGCGGAAGCAAGGTTAGTACCGATGGAGAGAAAACTGAAGAAGCAGCTGCAGATGAGAATGATCCGTGGacaaagttaaaaaaatttgCCGG GTCAATTGCAAATGGAGCTGCTAAATGGCTAAAAGACAACCTCTAA